The stretch of DNA GAGCGTGGCACGGCCGGCCTCCATGGGCCCGCCGGAGACGAAGACCGTGGGGATGTTCAGGCGCAGGGCCGCCATCAGCATGCCCGGGGTGATCTTGTCGCAGTTGGAGATGCAGATCAGGGCGTCGGCGCAGTGCGCCTCGACCATGTACTCGACGCTGTCCGCGATCAGGTCGCGCGAGGGCAGCGAGTACAGCATGCCGCCGTGGCCCATGGCGATGCCGTCGTCGACCGCGATGGTGTTGAACTCGCGCGGGATGCCGCCCGCCTCCCGGACCGCGTCACTGACGATCCGGCCGACCGGCTGGAGGTGGGTGTGACCGGGCACGAACTCCGTGAAGCTGTTGGCGACCGCGATGATCGGCTTCCGGCCGATGTCCGCACCGGGTACACCGGAGGCGCGCATAAGGGCGCGGGCGCCCGCCATGTTGCGGCCGTGGGTGACTGTGCGGGACCTCAGCTCGGGCATCGTCGCTAGCTCCTTCGGGAAGTTCTGCCGGGCGGCAGGGAGTCGCCGGCAGAGTTCTGGCTCAGTCGAGCCTACGCCGGTCATCCAGGGGTCGGGACGCGCTGTCCGGAATACGGGACGCGTGTCTCGGGGCGGCGGGGGTACGCCGTCCCGGATCGCCGGGGGCGCACACATCGGGCGGCGCGCTACGCGTCCCGGATCGGCAGGGGCGCACACATCGGGCGGCGGGGCTGCGCGTCCCGGATCGGCAGGGGCGCGCGAAAGCCGTCCGGCGTCACGTCCCCGTGAGGTGCCGCTGCACCACGGGTGCCACCCGCTCGATGATCTGCTCCACGTCCGCCGTCGCCAGCGGCTCCACCTTGATCACGTACCGCAGGATCGCGCAGCCCACCAGCTGCGCGGCCGCCAGCTCGGCGCGCAGCTCCGCGTCGGGCAGGTCGAACCGGCCGGCGATGCGCCGCAGCAGCTGCGAGACGATCAGGCGGCGGAAGACGGCGGCCGCGGTGTCGTTGCTCAGAGCGGAGCGGACGATCGCCAGCAGGGGCGTACGGGTGGCCGGTCTCTCCCAGATGCCGAAGAAGAAGCGGGCGAACCGCTCTCCGACGCCGTCGAGCGGACCGTCGACGAGTGCCTCCGGGGCGTTCAGCGCGGGCGCGAGGACGACCTCGATCGCCGCCTCGAACACCTGCTCCTTGGTGCCGAAGTAGTGGTGGACCAGGGCGGAGTCCACTCCGGCGGCCTTGGCGATGCCGCGTACCGAGGTCTTCTCGTAGCCGCGCTCGGAGAACTCCTCGCGGGCCACGGTCAGGATGCGGTCGCGGGTGTCGGCGGCCTCCTCACGGCGGGGGCGGCCACGGCGGCGGGTGGTGGCGCCGGTCATCGCCCGGGCACCTTCACCGCGGAGGCCAGGTGCAGCCGGGTGAAGGCCAGGGCCTCGGCGAGGTCGGCCTCGCGCTCGGCGCTGGACATGGCCCGGCGGGTGTTGACCTCGATCACGACATGGCCGTCGAAACCACTGGTGGCGAGACGTTCCAGCAGTTCGGCGCAGGGCTGGGAGCCACGGCCGGGCACCAGGTGCTCGTCCTTTGCCGAGCCCCTGCCGTCGGCGAGGTGCACATGGCCGAGCCGGCCGCCCATGCGGTCGGCCATCTGGAGCGCGTCGGCGCGGGCCGTCGCGGCATGGCTGAGATCGATCGTGAAGTGGCGGTAGTCGTCCTTCGTGACGTCCCAGCCGGGGGCGTAGGCGAGCATCTCGCGGTCGCGGTAGCGCCAGGGGTACATGTTCTCCACCGCGAAGCGCACATCCGTCTCGCTCGCCATCCGCCAGACCCCGGCGACGAAGTCACGGGCGTACTGGCGCTGCCAGCGGAAGGGAGGGTGGACCACGACCGTGCTCGCGCCGAGCTTCTCCGCGGCCGCCCGGGCGCGCTGGAGCTTGGTCCAGGGGTCGGTGGACCACACCCGCTGGGTGATCAGCAGGCAGGGGGCGTGCACGGCGAGGATCGGTATCCGGTGGTAGTCGCTGAGTCTGCGCAGCGCCTCGATGTCCTGGCTGACCGGGTCGGTCCACACCATGACCTCGACGCCGTCGTATCCGAGGCGTGCGGCGATCTCGAAGGCCGTCGCCGTCGACTCCGGGTAGACGGAGGCCGTCGAAAGCGCGACCTTCGCATCCGGAATGCGTACGGGTTCGGGTTCCACCACGAGGGACAGGTTACGGGGTGCGGTGGGTGGGGGCGGGGCCCGCGGCCGCGGTTGTGGCCTTCGTCATCCCATGTGGTCGAGACGCCGCAGGATCACTCCCTCCCTGAGGGCCCACGGGCATATCTCCAGGCTTTCCACGCCGAAGAGGTCCATGGCGCCCTCGGCGACCAGGGCTCCGGCCAGGAGCTGTCCGGCCCGGCCGTCGGAGACTCCGGGGAGTTCGGAGCGCTCGCCGGACGTCATGCCGGACAGCCGCGGCACCCACGACTCCAGGGACTCCCGCTTCAGCTCGCGCTGGACGTACAGCCCCTCGGTGGAGCGGGGGGCGCCGGCCAGCCGTGCGAGCTGTTTGAAGGTCTTCGAGGTGGCGACGACGTGGTCAGGGACGCCGAAGCGGCTGAACTCGCCGACCGTGCGCGCGATCTCGGCGCGCACATGGCGGCGCAGCGCCCTGACGTCGTCCGCGGTGGGCGGGTCGCCGGGCAGCCAGCCGGCGGTGAGCCGGCCCGCGCCGAGCGGCAGCGACACGGCCGCGTCGGGCTCCTCGTCGATGCCGTAGGCGATCTCCAGTGAGCCGCCGCCGATGTCCAGGACCAGCAGTTTCCCGGCCGACCAGCCGAACCAGCGGCGGGCGGCGAGGAAGGTGAGGCGCGCCTCTTCCGCACCGCTGAGCACCTGGAGCCTGACCCCGGTCTCCTCCTGCACGCGCGCGAGGACGTCGTCGGCGTTGTCCGCCTCGCGCACGGCCGAGGTGGCGAACGGCAGCAGGTCCTCGACGCCCTTGTCCTCGGCGGCCTGGAGTGCTTCGCGGACCACGGCGACGAGTCTGTCGACGCCGTCGGAGCCGATCGCGCCGCTTGCGTCGAGGAGCTGCGCGAGCCGCAGTTCGGCCTTGTGCGAGTGCGCGGGCAGCGGGCGCGCGCCGGGGTGCGCGTCGACCACCAGCAGATGCACCGTGTTCGAGCCCACGTCGAGGACACCGAGTCTCATGTACGGAACGCTACTGCCACCTGGCACGTCGTCCGCCCCCGGCGCTGTGTGCGAGGCACGGCTCGGGAGGGTCCCGGCACGGCTGCCCGGCGACTTACCCTGGACGGGTGCCAAAGACGAAAAAGGCGAAGACCGATAAATCGGCGAACCCGGCGAAAGCAGTGAGGCCGAAGAAGCGGGGCGCGGAGTCCGACGAGAAGGGGCTCGAATTCGCGCGCGCGTGGGTGGAGTTCCCGGATCCGGCGGACGACGAGCAGGTCTTCCGCTGTGATCTGACATGGCTGACCTCTCGTTGGACCTGCATCTTCGGAAGCGGTTGCCAGGGCATCCAGGCGGGCCGCGCGGACGACGGGTGCTGCACCCTGGGCGCCCACTTCTCCGACGAGGACGACGAGAAGCGGGTCGCCGAGCACGTGGCGAGGCTCACACCGGACATCTGGCAGAACCATGCAGAGGGCGTGGAGAACGGCTGGGTGGCCGAGGACGAGGAGGGCTCCCGGCAGACGCGCCCCTTCCATGGCTCGTGCATCTTCCAGAACCGGCCCGGCTTTGCCGGCGGCATGGGCTGCTCGCTGCACATCCTGGCCCTGCGAGAGGGCCGCGAGCCGCTGGAGACGAAGCCGGACGTGTGCTGGCAGCTGCCGATCCGGCGGACCTTCGAGTGGATCGACCGGCCCGACGACACACGCGTGTTGCAGGTGTCGATCGGGGAGTACGACCGCAGGGGCTGGGGTCCGGGCGGTCACGACCTGCACTGGTGGTGCACCTCGGCGACGTCGGCGCACGGCGCGGGCGAGCCGGTGTACGTCTCCTACCGGGCCGAGCTGACCGAGCTGATGGGCAAGGCCGGCTACGACCGCCTGGTCGAGCTGTGCGAGCAGCGTCTGGCCTCCGGGCTGCCGCTGGTGGCGCCGCATCCGGCGGATCCGGCCGTCTGACGGGCCGCCGGCGGTCGCCTCGGCGGCTCGCCTGAAGGCCCCGCAGGTGCCCGGCCCCGATCGCCGGCGGCGGACCCGCCGGCGGTCGGGGCCCGCTACCGGCGGCCGCCCGCAGAGGCCGGGGCCGGGCATCCGCGGTCGCGCTTGGCGTGCCGGCCCGAGCCGTCGCACGCCCTGCCCTCGCGCCGTCCCCCCGGCCGGCCCTCGGCCGCGCTGGGTGTGTCGCCGCCCGCGGACGGCGGGGGCGTGCTGTCCGGGTCGGTCGGCGACGGCTCGGTGGGAGTGGGCGTGGGGTCGGTCGTCGACGGCGGGTCGGTCGGGGTGGGGGTGGGCTCGGAGGGCGCCGGAGTGGTCGGCGTGGGGCGCGGGCCGGACGTCGCGGGCGGGTCGGCCGGGTGCCTGGGCCCGGCTCCGGAGGGGCTGGGTGCCGTGCCGTAGCCGTCGATGGAGACGACGGCACCGGCGGGCGCGATCGCCACACGCGCGCTCCAGCGGCCGGAGGGCTCGCGCAGGTGGTCGATGTACACCTTGATCGTCAACGACTCGCCGGGCTGGAGGGTCCCCGACGAGCGGCTCGGGTAGAGCCAGGCCGCGCCGGTGGACGCGGACCAGTGGACCGGGCCGGGCCCGGCGGCGGTGAGCGTGATCAGGGTGGTGTCACCGGTGTTGTCGGCGCTCACCGTCAGGCGGCCGTCCTTGCGGCCGGCGCCCGTGACGCTGATGACCTCCACGGAGACGTCCGGCCGGCCGCTCGTGCCGAAGCGGGTGTCGGGCCCGGGCCCCGCGTTGCCGGTGTTCTCGTAGCCCCTGCCGGCCCCGTCGCCGCCCAGGACGCCGGGGCCGTGCCCCTCGTGCGCGCTGGCGGCGGGACCGTCGGGGCCCTCGCCGGCCGGGCCGCCGCGGTAGGCGGCCCACAGGGCCAGCACCGGCGCGGCCACCACCGTGGCCACCACCGTGGTCGTGACGGCACGCGCGCGGAGCCGGTCCCTCCGGGCGGCGCGGTCCTTCGGGTCCATCGGGAAGCCGCGCCGATCGAAGCGGGGAGCGGTGCTCCGCGCGCGCGGATGGTGGGCCAGGGCCTTGTGGAGGGCCGCGCGGGGCGCGGGCAGTACGGGCAGTTCGGCGGGGGTGACGGTGGCGCCGGGCCACTGACCGGGCAGGGCGCGCTCGGCGGTACGGCGGCAGCGCGGGCAGTCGTCGACGTGCCGGACGAGTTCGCGCCGCAGTGCCGCGCCGAGGACGAGCCGGCTGTCCCCGGTGAGGCGGGACACGCTCGGGCAGGTGCCGGTCTCCACCACGGCGAGCGCCGCACGGGTGCGCTCCACCTCGCAGGCGGCCGCGGCGAGCAGTTCCCGCGCGGCGGCGAGGCCCATGCCGAGGACGGCGGCGACCTCGTGTGCGGCGAGGTGGTGGCGTACGGCGAGTTCGAGCGCCTCGCGCTGCTCCGGGGTGGTGCCGGCGGCCTCCGGCCAGGCGAGCTGGACGAGTTCGCGGCGCCGCTCCCGCCGGACCTCGTCGGGGACGGGCGGCGGTACGGCCCGCGCGGCGGCGTGCCGGTCGCCGCCGGTGCGGCCCGCGGCGTGCGTGCCCTGACGTTTCTGCTTGGCCTCGGCCAGCTTGCGCAGGCACGCCCAGCGGGCCAGCGCGTACAGCCAGGCCCGACGTTCGCCCGCGGTCCCGGGTCCGCGCTGTCCGCGCCGCTCGGCGAACACCAGCGCGTCCCCGAGGGCGGCGGTCGCCGCCTCGTGGTCGCACAGCACGGACAGGCAGTAGGTGAACAGGCCGTCGAGATAAGGCTCGTAGCGCGCGGGCAGGCGGCACGCCACGGCGTGCGCGGCAGCGCGGTCGCGCGCCTCGCGGTGTGCCCGATGCGCACCGGTAGTGCGGGGCGAGGTGTCCGGACTGCTGCTCATCACCTGTGCGACCGTAGGCGGCCCGGGATCGTCCCTCTGTGCACCTTGAGCACTTTTAATCCGTACGGGTGAAACGATCCCTCTTAAGGGGAACGGAACCTCGGGTTCCATGACCCGTTCGAGTGTGCCCGCCCGACGACGGCGGGGCGCGGGGCCGGCCCGGAGTCCGGCACGATGTCCGGCACAGGGTCCGGCGCGGGGCCCGCACCGGGCCACCGGCGGCCGGGCTGTCGGTGCCGGCGGTTACGGTTTTCCCCATGGCTGCCCGTACCAAGACCACCAAGGACCGCCCGTCCTACCGCTGCACGGAGTGCGGCTGGCAGACGGCCAAGTGGCTCGGCCGCTGCCCCGAGTGCCAGGCCTGGGGCACGGTCGAGGAGTACGGCGCGCCCGCGGTCCGTACGACGACGCCGGGCCGGGTCACCACCTCCGCGGTGCCCATCGGCCAGGTCGACGGCCGCCAGGCCACCGCCCGCTCCACCGGCGTGCCCGAACTCGACCGGGTCCTGGGCGGCGGGCTCGTCCCCGGCGCCGTCGTCCTCCTCGCGGGCGAGCCCGGGGTCGGCAAGTCCACGCTGCTGCTGGACGTGGCGGCCAAGTCCGCCAGCGACGAGCACCGCACGCTCTACGTCACGGGCGAGGAGTCCGCGAGCCAGGTCCGCCTGCGCGCCGACCGCATCGGCGCCATCGACGACCACCTGTATCTGGCCGCCGAGACCGATCTGGCCGCCGTCCTCGGCCACTTGGACGCGGTCAAGCCCTCCCTGCTCATCCTGGACTCGGTGCAGACGGTCGCCTCGCCCGAGATCGACGGCGCGCCCGGCGGCATGGCGCAGGTCCGCGAGGTCGCGGGCGCGCTGATCCGCGCCTCCAAGGAACGCGGCATGTCCACGCTCCTGGTGGGCCACGTCACCAAGGACGGCGCCATCGCGGGCCCGCGCCTGCTGGAGCACCTGGTCGACGTGGTGCTGCACTTCGAGGGCGACCGGCACGCGCGCCTGCGCCTGGTCCGCGGCGTCAAGAACCGCTACGGCGCGACGGACGAGGTCGGCTGCTTCGAACTGCACGACGAGGGCATCACCGGCCTGGCCGACCCGAGCGGCCTGTTCCTGACCCGCCGGGCGGAGCCCGTGCCCGGCACCTGCCTGACCGTCACCCTGGAGGGCCGCCGCCCCCTTGTCGCGGAAGTGCAGGCGCTCACCGTCGACTCCCAGATCCCCTCCCCGCGCCGCACGACGTCGGGCCTGGAGACCTCCCGGGTCTCGATGATGCTGGCCGTGCTGGAGCAGCGGGGCCGGATCAGCGCGCTGGGCAAGCGGGACATCTACTCGGCGACGGTCGGCGGGGTGAAGCTCTCCGAGCCGGCCGCGGACCTCGCGGTCGCCCTCGCGCTGGCCTCGGCGGCGAGCGACACCCCGCTGCCGAAGAACCTGGTCGCGATCGGCGAGGTGGGTCTGGCGGGCGAGGTCAGACGGGTCACCGGCGTGCAGCGCCGGCTCGCCGAGGCCCACCGCCTGGGCTTCACGCACGCCCTCGTGCCGGGCGACCCGGGCAAGGTCCCGGCGGGGATGAAGGTCCTGGAAGTGGCCGACATAGGCGACGCGCTGCGGGTCCTGCCCCGCTCGCGTCGCCGGGACGCCCCACGGGAGCAGGAGGAGCGCCGGTAGACTTTGCCCTGGTCTCGCCCGTCCGTACGAACCGAGTGTGCGAAACGGCAGCGCCTGAAGAACCTGCGACCGGAGGAGTGCAGTGGCAGCCAACGACCGGGCAGCAGCTCCCGGAAAGTCCGGCGGGAGTTCCGGCGCCGATGGCCTGATGCGCGCCTCCCTGAGCGCCGTGGCACCTGGCACGGCCCTGCGGGACGGCCTCGAACGGGTGCTCCGCGGCAACACCGGCGGGCTCATCGTGCTCGGCGCCGACAAGACCGTGGAGTCGATGTGCACGGGCGGTTTCGTCCTGGACGTCGAGTTCACGGCGACAAGGCTGCGGGAGCTGTGCAAGCTGGACGGCGGCATCGTGATCTCGTCCGACCTGTCGAAGATCCTGCGCGCGGGCGTGCAACTGGTTCCGGACCCGACGATCCCGACCGAGGAGACCGGCACCCGGCACCGCACGGCGGACCGGGTCAGCAAGCAGGTCGGCTTCCCCGTGGTCTCGGTCTCGCAGTCCATGCGGCTGATCGCCCTCTACGTCGACGGTCAGCGGCGCGTCCTGGAGGACTCCGCGGCGATCCTCTCCCGCGCCAACCAGGCCCTGGCGACCCTGGAGCGCTACAAGCTCCGCCTGGACGAGGTGGCGGGCACGCTGTCGGCGCTGGAGATCGAGGACCTGGTGACGGTCCGGGACGTCTCGGCGGTCGCGCAGCGCCTGGAGATGGTGCGCCGTATCGCCACCGAGATCGCCGAGTACGTGGTGGAGCTGGGCACCGACGGCCGCCTCCTGGCCCTCCAGCTCGACGAGTTGATCGCGGGCGTGGAGCCGGAGCGCGAACTGGTGGTGCGGGACTACGTCCCCGAGCCCACCGCCAAGCGCTCCCGCACGGTCGAGGAGGCCCTGGCCGAGCTGGACAAGCTCTCCCACGCCGAGCTTCTCGAACTGTCCACCGTCGCCCGCGCCCTGGGCTACACCGGCTCCCCGGAGACCCTCGACTCCGCGGTCTCCCCGCGCGGCTTCCGCCTGCTGGCCAAGGTGCCCCGGCTGCCCGGCGCCATCATCGACCGCCTGGTCGAGCACTTCGGCGGCCTGCAGAAACTGCTCGCCGCGAGCGTCGACGACCTCCAGACGGTGGACGGTGTGGGCGAGGCGCGGGCGCGGAGCGTCCGCGAGGGCCTGTCCCGGCTGGCGGAGTCGTCGATCCTGGAGCGCTACGTCTGACCGGCGCCGGCCACGGCCGGCCCGCCTCGGGCCTCTTCGGTGACCGTTGACCCTCCTGGCTCTCTTCGGTCACCCTCGGCCCGCTCGGCCCCGGTCCGCTCAGTCCTCCGACAGGACGAACGACGTCCGCTGCTTCGCGTACCCCGGCGCCTTCGCCTCGACCAGGTAGGTGCCCGCCCCGGCCGACCCGGCCGGCGGTGTCGCGCACTGCGGGGCGCTCGGCTTGCGGTCCCAGCGGACGGTGTAGGTGATGGCGCTGCCCGCCGGCACCCGGTACAGCCGGCTCCCGGCCGTCGTGGGGCAGTCGGCCGAGGACCAGTAGGCGGAGCTGCTCTCGGCCTGGCTGATCGTCACCACCGCGGACTTCGGCCCGAGATCGACCTTGCAGTCGCTGCCGGAGGAGTTCGCGGCGGTCAGCTCGAACACCGGCGTCTGGCCGGGCCCGTAGGAGTTGCGCACGCTGCGCAGCGTCAACTTCACCGCGTTCGCGGTGCAGTTGGGCAACGTGCTGCCGGCCGGCAGCACCGCGCCCGGACCACCGCCGCCCTTGGCACCCTCGTCCCCGCCGCCGGCGGACCCGCCGGAACCGGAACCGGCGCCGTCTCCGCTCCCCCCGGCGCCGTCGCCGTCGGAACCGGCGGTGTCACCGGTGCCCCCGGTCCCGGACCCCGATCCACCCGAGTCACCGCCGCCGGACTCTTCCCGGCCGCCGGGATGTTGGCTGATCGCGGGACCGGAACCGGAGGGACCCGGCGTGATGGTCGAGGCCGAGGGCGCCGGATGCTTGCCGTCCGGCCCCTCGCCGTTGGTCTTGCGGCCCCCGCCCCCCAGGGGGACGATCCAGACGATCAGCAGCGCCAGCAGGGCGACCACGGACAGCATGACGAGCCGCCGTCGCCAGTAGATGGAGGCGGGAAGCGGACCGACCGGATTGCGCAGAGATCCCACGGCCCAAACTGTACGAGAGATCGTCGGCTTCCCCGGCCCCACCCGCCGCGCCGGCGACAACTTTTCCGGATCATCATCACGGCAACGCCCATATTCACGGGCCGCTTTGGCCTCGCCGTGATCACCCGGGCACGGTTCGTGACGACACCGGCCCGCGCCGGGTCACACGGCCGTCCACCCCCACGTGGCAGGATCGGAAGGCCATGACTGCGCCCACACTGCCCCCGCACAGCAGCCCCGACACCCCGGCCAACGCCACCGGTGCCCGGACGGGCACCGGCACGCCCGCCGGCGCCGAGGCCTCCGGCACCTCCCTCGGCCCGACTCTGCACACCCAGGTCATCACCTGGTTCGACGACCACGCCCGCGACCTGCCCTGGCGACGCTCCGACGCCGGCGCCTGGGGCGTGATGGTCAGCGAGTTCATGCTCCAGCAGACGCCGGTGAGCCGTGTGCTGCCGGTCTACGAGCAGTGGCTCGACCGCTGGCCCCGGCCCGCCGACCTCGCCAAGGAGGCGCCGGGCGAGGCCGTCCGCGCCTGGGGCCGGCTCGGCTACCCGCGCCGCGCCCTGCGCCTGCACGGCGCCGCGGTCGCCATAACGGAACGGCACGGCGGCGACGTGCCGACCGAGCACGCGCAACTGCTCGCCCTGCCGGGCATCGGCGAGTACACGGCCGCGGCGGTCGCTTCCTTCGCCTACGGACAGCGACACGCCGTCCTGGACACCAACGTCCGCCGGGTGCTGGCCCGCGCGGTCACCGGTGTGCAGTACCCGCCGAACGCCACGACCGCCGCCGAGCGGCGTCTGGCACGCGCCCTGCTGCCCGAGGACGAGGGGACCGCAGCCCGTTGGGCGGCCGCCTCCATGGAGCTCGGCGCGCTGGTGTGCACGGCGAAGAACGAGTCGTGCCCACGCTGCCCGATCGCCGCGCACTGCGCCTGGCGGCTCGCGGGCAAGCCCGCGCACGACGGGCCGCCGCGCCGCGGGCAGACGTACGCCGGCACGGACCGGCAGGTCCGCGGCAAGCTGCTCGCCGTGCTCCGCGAGGCCCACGCGCCCGTCCCGCAGCCGGTGCTCGACCGGGTCTGGCACGAGCCGGTCCAGCGGGCCCGCGCCCTGGACGGTCTCGTCGCGGACGGCCTGGTGGAGCCGCTGCCGGGCGGACTGTACCGACTGCCGCTGACCTGACCTTCCGTCACCCGACCTCTGAAACCCGGCACCTGACACCCCACATCCGACCCCGGACACCTGATTCGAAGTCACCCCACAGGCCCGCCACGCCTTCAGGGCGCGTCGCGGCTGTTCGTGTCACACACCCGCACACCCTTCGACCCCTCAAATCACCCTCAAAGGGGACCAATCGGGACACCGCTTTACCCCGTTCCTACTTCCGTTACACAACCGACGCACAGCCGAGGGCTGGCCGCAGGCTGCTTCGGACAGCGCCGTGACAACGCCTCCGTACCTTCATTTGCGTGCCTGACAGGCACCGGACGGCTGCCGACCACAGCCCGTCCGCTCACGGCTTGGAGACCGGCGGCAGGCGGGTCGGGAAACGGGGATCGGAGGCGGTCGTACATGGCGCAGGGAGAGGTGCTCGAGTTCGAGGAGTACGTGCGTACCCGGCAGGACGCGCTGCTGCGCAGTGCGCGCCGGCTGGTACCGGACCCGGTCGAAGCCCAGGACCTGCTCCAGACGGCACTCGCGCGGACCTACGGACGCTGGGAGGGCATCGCCGACAAGCGGCTCGCGGACGCCTATCTGCGCCGCGTGATGATCAACACGCGGACCGAGTGGTGGCGGGCCCGGAAGCTGGAGGAGGTTCCCACCGAGCAGCTCCCGGACGCCCGCGTCGAGGACTCCACCGAGCAGCACGCCGACCGCGCGCTCCTCATGGACATCCTGAAAGTGCTCGCTCCCAAACAGCGCAGTGTCGTGGTGCTGCGACACTGGGAGCAGATGTCCACGGAGGAGACGGCCGCCGCCCTCGGCATGTCGGCGGGTACGGTCAAGAGCACGCTGCACCGGGCGCTCGCCCGGCTCCGCGAGGAGCTGGAGGCGCGCGATCTGGACGCACGCGCGCTGGAGCGTGAGGAGCGGGAGCGTTGCGCGGCCTGACCGGCAGGGGTACAGGCTCGGGGGCCAGGCGCGCCCGGGACACCTTCCAGGCGGCGATCACGGCGACGGCCGTGCTCGCCGCCCTCGCCCTTTCCGCGTCCGCCTGCGGCACCGGGGGGACCGGCGCGCGCGACGAGGGACCGGCCCGCGCCGGCTCGGTGGCGGGCACCGTCCCGGCCCCCTCCCCCGACCCCACCGGCCGGGCCCAGCAGGTGGACGCGGTCCGGCTGATCAAGGACGACCCGCAGGTCTCGGCCGCGGTCAAGCGCGGCCTCAAGCCGTGTGTGGCCGACGACTACCCCGTCGACGTGTCGTACGGCGACCTGACCTCGGGATCGGCCGAGGACATCGTCGTCAACGTGCTGACCTGCGGAGACGCGGTGGGTGTGGGTGCCTATGTGTACCGCGAGCAGGGGGGCCGGTACGAGAACGTCTTCACGGCCGAGGAGCCCCCGGTCTACGCCGAGATCGACCGCGGCGACCTCGTGGTGACCAAGCAGGTGTACGCGCGGGGGGACCCGGTGTCGAGTCCGTCCGGCGAGGACGTGATCACGTACCGCTGGTCGGCCGGCCGGTTCACCAAGGAGTTCAGCACGCGCAACGAGTACAGCAAGGCCGCCGGGGGCATCGCGACGCCGGTTCCCGGCCACTGACGGCAGCGTGGGGGAGCCCGGGCGGCGGCCGCGCGACAATGGCGAGGGCGTGAGGCGGCCGGGGCCGCCCGTCCGGTCTCCCGGTGAACCGGTCACGGATGGACGCGTCCGGCCGCGGACGTGCCCGCACGGTGGGCCAGGAGCGCACGAACACCAGAGCGCACGACCAGAGCGCCCGACGAGAAGCACACGAGGACTGAGAGCACCCGGATGGCAGAACAGACCCACGTCCTGTTCGTCGAGGACGACGACGTCATCCGCGAGGCCACACAGCTCGCCCTGGAGCGGGTCGGCTTCGCGGTCACGGCGATGCCCGACGGGCTGTCCGGTTTGGAGGCGTTCCGGGCCAGGCGGCCCGACATCGCGCTGCTGGACGTCATGGTTCCCGGCCTCGACGGGGTCAGCCTGTGCCGCCGCATCCGCGACGAGTCGACCGTTCCGGTGATCATGCTCTCCGCGCGGGCGGACTCCATCGACGTGGTGCTGGGTCTTGAGGCGGGCGCCGACGACTACGTGACCAAGCCGTTCGACGGCGCCGTCCTGGTCGCCCGCATCCGCGCGGTGCTGCGCCGCTTCGGGCACGCCGGCGGCGTCCGGGCCGACGCGGACCCGGCCGCGGTGGACGGCGGGGTCCTGAGCTTCGGCGACCTGGAGATCGACACCGAGGGGATGGAGGTGCGCCGGGCCGGGCAGCCGGTGGCGCTCACGCCCACGGAGATGCGGCTGCTGCTCGAGTTCTCCTCGGCTC from Streptomyces sp. 6-11-2 encodes:
- the cseB gene encoding two-component system response regulator CseB; this translates as MAEQTHVLFVEDDDVIREATQLALERVGFAVTAMPDGLSGLEAFRARRPDIALLDVMVPGLDGVSLCRRIRDESTVPVIMLSARADSIDVVLGLEAGADDYVTKPFDGAVLVARIRAVLRRFGHAGGVRADADPAAVDGGVLSFGDLEIDTEGMEVRRAGQPVALTPTEMRLLLEFSSAPGTVLSRDKLLERVWDYGWGGDTRVVDVHVQRLRTKIGQDRIETVRGFGYKLKA